The region AACTGGAGGATATCTATATTAGAGATAACTCACGCAAAActtaaaaaagtatacataaaaGTAATACGTAGATTTTCTCAagattgtatgtatataaactaaACATTGcagtaataaaaatgcaatcaGAAAACCATCAATGTTTCTCATTTTAATCCGAACTTGTTTCAATTTCGCTTGTTTTGGGTTGTCGAGAACCTGCTCTATCGTCAACCAAATGAAAAAACTAAGAGATATATACTCTTTGTTTtataaacttgattttatatctaGATGTTACATAGTACGTCATGTCAATTTTCCTCTTATAGACATATAAGGATCTAACGAATTCTTCTGAAGGACATTGTGCAACGAGTACCTTTCTCAAAGATGCAGACTTGACTAGCTGATTTGATTGTTAGCGATTGTGAACTCTCGTAGTACTGAGAGTACTACTTGGCGTAGAGTCtaggaaattaataataatgacattTATCAACTTTCATgcatttaagaaaataaaatggagaACGAGCAAAAGATATAGTTGTTTACCTGAGGTTTACAATGTTCCTCCAGCCAACTGAACACGCAACCAGATAATTCCGTAAAGTTGGCtacagaaatattaaacgTTTCGAAAAGGCGATTCATTATTGCCTCGAACTGCAACACAATCATACAATacaaatcatataattataagggATCATAATTGCGataatttcaaaaagaaaaaactattTTCCTTACCACTCGAAACTTCATCTCGTCCGAGACACGCATTTCCGTGTGTCCTGGCTGCGTCTGCTGTGCTTTGACAATCTGCTCGTAATTTGCCTGCATAATGCGTAACGCAACGACTTCCTTTCTCAGTGCATTACGCTCGTCCTCTTGCTTCTTCTTCTGTTGCAACAGAAACTGTATGTAATCGATAGATTTTTGAAGCACCGTAGCCTTGGAAATCTTATAGCCCGAGGAGTCCGTATGCTGGCAGGTCGGTACCAAATCCTGAAGAGAATCGTAACCTTTCTTGATAGCGTCCCGCCTCTTCTGCTCAGCCTGCGTGTGTGCCTCTCTCCTACGCTCTTTGTAGCTTATAGTGGAATTCTTGTTATCGCTATCTTCATCCTCTGAACAACATATCATTCATTGATTATTATCCATTCGCAATATAGAATATCTGTCAGTGCAAAAAAACGTGCGCTTACCTGTATTATGAGCGGATGAAGACGGCGTGTTAACCGATCCTGTACTACTACAACGGGAAAAAGTGTACTTCTCTGTAGGACTGGACGGCTCCAGCTTCATGTCACTGTCCGATCCCATATTACCACTGCTAGCACGCATCGTTAAGCTAGCTGCTTTCAAAAAACAACAAATGCACAATACATTTGAGTTCAAGTACGtgatattgattattaaagatagaaaaaaatatggaatttaataatgttaaaactaataattatatatatatatatatacagttattgtattttaaaaatgaagatGTGTCAAGTAAACCTAAATGGACAggattaaatgaataaaatatgttagaTGTGACTGTACACAGAAAACAtacttaaaaatgtttataaatagaaattatcttaaaaagcttgcgttattataaatttttcttttctgagACGACAAATAATACAAGAGTGATCTTACATTACTTACGTTTTGCTGCTTTATTCGTTCAAGTTAATGCGCAGTCTTATTAGTACTGAGGCTTATCAGCATTATATGATAAATGATGGTTATATAACAACGTAGCGGTCACAGAGTCAGATCTCTTTGAATGCGacaatatatagaatatttactGTTAAGACTTGAGCCACCTCTCTTTCCTTGCATTTCGTTTGgcacttttttctatttttttcccaAATCCTTTGCATGTACCTACTATCTAATTTTGTGcctgctttttttttacattttacaatcttaatattaaagcaattttttatatttctttcgcaattaaaaaattatttttctattattgttTTGTTCACATTTCTTGAAGACATactcttattttgaaataaaaaattataggtaCGCCTATAAGCATGcaactaaaaataaatcagaaGGTACTAGGTAGTGTTTGCAAACGGCTAAACTCCACATAACTGACAACTGACATAACAACGTAtactgtatgtatgtaaacaCGAAGCTGCTGCCAAAGCAATCACGTGGTCGGTTGCGCAGATTCAACTGCGCACAAAAGAAACTTAGGTGGTGGGAGACACGTCCCCCCCTTCGCGATATCTCCAAGCAACAAGGCTGCGTTCAAAACGGTTATGCAACTGCGTCAAGAGTGAATATCAGGATGCATTCAAGAAGCATGAAGTTGAAACGTCGTCGGGTTGAACTTTGAACCTTCTCCCGAACGCACCATGATGGCCGAGTGGAATCGTCGATCGCTCTCCGCTCGGAGTTGCGTGTTATTTCACAACCTTCCGAACCGAACGCGACTGTTGTCGTTGTGTTGTTGTTGTTCCCGAGTGTAGGAAGTGCAGGACAGCGCAGGCGCAGGCAGGGGTAACCAGGAGCCAGGAGCAGGAGCAAGCGTTCTGAAGATCGTACGACGGGAGAGAACAACAATAGGGAGGAGagctttgtttctttttttttctctctatttacTTACGGTTCTCGTATCCGTCCTTGTGTACTGAATCTGCCATGATTGGTCTGGCGCGACACCGACTATTTCTCGCTGAAGGGACAGGGAATCCAAGACGCGCACGTGAAACGCGGTTATAATCGAGAGTCGAGGGACGATCGTATGACGGATTGACTCCGAGATAACGTCGGATTCACATgcgttgaaaagaaaaatttggaatTGTCAAGGCACATCGGACCGCACCAGATTACTCGGTTACACCCGGTACCCGATCACGACACCGTGAACGATCTCGACGTGTTTGTCTCGTAACGATATCTTTGCGTGGTCTCTACCATCTTGGACAGAAATAGAAATGGAAACACTAGGGAATAACGCTAGTTCCTTTCAGCCGCGCTACGTTGCACCTTCTGCGCTCAGGTTGAAACATATACCGATTGGAACGAGCGCACGGTCAATTGAAGGCAATTGAAGGGGCGAAAGAGAATAGAGAGCGCAAAAGAAAGAATACTGATGCATTTGCTCGTCTCATGTCCATTTTTCTCAATGTAGATTGACTTTAATCTGaatttaacttacttttcatctttttctaattcttggACCtagacagaaataaaaaattaatcaaatcaagattaaagttaatttacattgatagaaatggacattactCGCATATCTCCCCcgcatttttcttctttctccctccAGAGCTGAAATGAGCTTATTTCgtgttaaaaatgaaaagcGCTTTGATCGTATTAACAAAACTGTTATAATGAATTCCATATCTCGTTAgcaaatttgaaagaaaatttttcttagtCGTAATGATCGTTTGATCTACTCGAATTCtacagatattaataaaattaataaaattaaattaagaaagcATAAAACCATTCATTTTATCCCCGAGAACTTCaactataatttctttactattatttcataaatttatatacatgtaaaatatatattatatatagatatattgtttGATAAAACGTATGGCTTTGAAATTACTTCATGATTATTCATTA is a window of Temnothorax longispinosus isolate EJ_2023e chromosome 1, Tlon_JGU_v1, whole genome shotgun sequence DNA encoding:
- the Bigmax gene encoding max-like protein X isoform X6, coding for MRASSGNMGSDSDMKLEPSSPTEKYTFSRCSSTGSVNTPSSSAHNTEDEDSDNKNSTISYKERRREAHTQAEQKRRDAIKKGYDSLQDLVPTCQHTDSSGYKISKATVLQKSIDYIQFLLQQKKKQEDERNALRKEVVALRIMQANYEQIVKAQQTQPGHTEMRVSDEMKFRVFEAIMNRLFETFNISVANFTELSGCVFSWLEEHCKPQTLRQVVLSVLREFTIANNQIS
- the Bigmax gene encoding max-like protein X isoform X4, which codes for MQGKRGGSSLNTSLTMRASSGNMGSDSDMKLEPSSPTEKYTFSRCSSTGSVNTPSSSAHNTEDEDSDNKNSTISYKERRREAHTQAEQKRRDAIKKGYDSLQDLVPTCQHTDSSGYKISKATVLQKSIDYIQFLLQQKKKQEDERNALRKEVVALRIMQANYEQIVKAQQTQPGHTEMRVSDEMKFRVFEAIMNRLFETFNISVANFTELSGCVFSWLEEHCKPQTLRQVVLSVLREFTIANNQIS
- the Bigmax gene encoding max-like protein X isoform X1 produces the protein MADSVHKDGYENPASLTMRASSGNMGSDSDMKLEPSSPTEKYTFSRCSSTGSVNTPSSSAHNTEDEDSDNKNSTISYKERRREAHTQAEQKRRDAIKKGYDSLQDLVPTCQHTDSSGYKISKATVLQKSIDYIQFLLQQKKKQEDERNALRKEVVALRIMQANYEQIVKAQQTQPGHTEMRVSDEMKFRVFEAIMNRLFETFNISVANFTELSGCVFSWLEEHCKPQTLRQVVLSVLREFTIANNQIS
- the Bigmax gene encoding max-like protein X isoform X2, which codes for MADSVHKDGYENPSLTMRASSGNMGSDSDMKLEPSSPTEKYTFSRCSSTGSVNTPSSSAHNTEDEDSDNKNSTISYKERRREAHTQAEQKRRDAIKKGYDSLQDLVPTCQHTDSSGYKISKATVLQKSIDYIQFLLQQKKKQEDERNALRKEVVALRIMQANYEQIVKAQQTQPGHTEMRVSDEMKFRVFEAIMNRLFETFNISVANFTELSGCVFSWLEEHCKPQTLRQVVLSVLREFTIANNQIS
- the Bigmax gene encoding max-like protein X isoform X3, with protein sequence MQGKRGGSSLNTASLTMRASSGNMGSDSDMKLEPSSPTEKYTFSRCSSTGSVNTPSSSAHNTEDEDSDNKNSTISYKERRREAHTQAEQKRRDAIKKGYDSLQDLVPTCQHTDSSGYKISKATVLQKSIDYIQFLLQQKKKQEDERNALRKEVVALRIMQANYEQIVKAQQTQPGHTEMRVSDEMKFRVFEAIMNRLFETFNISVANFTELSGCVFSWLEEHCKPQTLRQVVLSVLREFTIANNQIS
- the Bigmax gene encoding max-like protein X isoform X5 — encoded protein: MADSVHKDGYENPASLTMRASSGNMGSDSDMKLEPSSPTEKYTFSRCSSTGSVNTPSSSAHNTEDEDSDNKNSTISYKERRREAHTQAEQKRRDAIKKGYDSLQDLVPTCQHTDSSGYKISKATVLQKSIDYIQFLLQQKKKQEDERNALRKEVVALRIMQANYEQIVKAQQTQPGHTEMRVSDEMKFRVFEAIMNRLFETFNISVANFTELSGCVFSWLEEHCKPQIPRTFKFKYVQDTFA